One stretch of Paroedura picta isolate Pp20150507F chromosome 13, Ppicta_v3.0, whole genome shotgun sequence DNA includes these proteins:
- the LOC143823189 gene encoding protein eva-1 homolog C-like isoform X3, with amino-acid sequence MPGPWRMSWFWTSGAALSFLWFSALLKAAPEFSGYLQKVLKNQTAHACDGGQLTIICPHKTSISVLSAFYGRRVPSQNLCPASGEPISESTNCVSATARQKLMDECQDQRWCHFSVHSRVFGPDPCPGTHKYLVVSYKCRPANHRLKTVCENDKLRLQCRNKSVLAIYSALYGRPLRGKPECEAANGTIPDIECLAPDALRKVSQRCHRKGNCSVAADKSTFGNPCFPGVKKQLRVSYTCAMKHPVFFSVPRKLLEEVGRDSHEDPFSISDYTHGGWYTGPRLARLHENLMIFTSSLETFAHVWAGRKEAMGTGGHCSRRPRRPAEIVPPPSLTAGRDARMSRALRLPLHLLAGNLVLLPPPPASRHVMPNQDAYGQPTQVGGSFTFPGPFLIRSSTEKVEEI; translated from the exons ATGCCTGGACCTTGGCGGATGAGTTGGTTTTGGACCTCCGGGGCAGCGCTGAGCTTCTTGTGGTTCTCAGCTCTGCTGAAGGCAGCACCTGAGTTTTCAG GCTACCTACAGAAGGTTTTGAAGAATCAGACTGCCCACGCCTGCGATGGGGGACAGCTGACCATCATTTGTCCGCACAAAACTTCTATCAGTGTGCTCTCCGCGTTCTATGGGCGCCGGGTGCCCAGTCAGAACCTCTGCCCAGCCTCAGGAGAGCCCATCTCTGAGAGCACCAATTGTGTATCTGCTACAGCTAGGCAG AAATTGATGGACGAGTGTCAAGATCAGCGCTGGTGTCATTTCTCTGTCCACAGCCGTGTTTTTGGGCCAGATCCCTGTCCAGGGACACACAAGTACTTGGTGGTTTCCTACAAATGCAGACCAG CTAACCACCGTCTCAAGACAGTCTGTGAAAATGACAAGCTGCGCCTTCAGTGTCGGAATAAGTCTGTTCTAGCCATCTACTCTGCACTCTACGGGAGACCTTTGCGTGGGAAGCCGGAGTGTGAGGCTGCGAACGGGACCATCCCTGACATAG AATGCCTCGCTCCTGATGCATTAAGGAAGGTCTCCCAAAGATGTCATCGGAAGGGGAACTGCTCTGTTGCTGCTGATAAGTCCACCTTTGGCAATCCCTGCTTCCCTGGTGTGAAGAAGCAACTCAGGGTCTCCTATACTTGTG CCATGAAGCATCCCGTTTTCTTTTCAGTACCAAGGAAGCTGTTGGAGGAAGTAGGCCGCGATTCCCACGAAGACCCCTTCTCGATCTCAGACTACACGCATG GTGGCTGGTACACGGGGCCAAGGCTGGCCAGGCTTCACGAGAATCTGATGATATTTACTAGCTCTCTGGAAACTTTTGCGCATGTCTGGG CTGGCCGGAAGGAGGCCATGGGCACTGGAGGGCATTGCAGCAGGCGACCCAGAAGGCCAGCGGAGATTGTGCCCCCCCCTTCGCTGACTGCAGGCCGCGATGCACGAATGTCCAGGGCGCTGCGCCTTCCTCTTCATCTGCTGGCTGGAAACCTcgtgctccttccccctcctcccgcctCTCGCCATGTGATGCCAAATCAGGACGCCTATGGCCAGCCCACACAAGTTGGGGGAAGTTTCACGTTTCCGGGGCCATTCCTAATAAGATCAAGTACCGAAAAGGTTGAAGAAATATAA
- the LOC143823189 gene encoding protein eva-1 homolog C-like isoform X4, producing MPGPWRMSWFWTSGAALSFLWFSALLKAAPEFSGYLQKVLKNQTAHACDGGQLTIICPHKTSISVLSAFYGRRVPSQNLCPASGEPISESTNCVSATARQKLMDECQDQRWCHFSVHSRVFGPDPCPGTHKYLVVSYKCRPANHRLKTVCENDKLRLQCRNKSVLAIYSALYGRPLRGKPECEAANGTIPDIECLAPDALRKVSQRCHRKGNCSVAADKSTFGNPCFPGVKKQLRVSYTCVPRKLLEEVGRDSHEDPFSISDYTHGVPERMGFYFLCGVSVGLVFLLFFFAPKADFWRDLKEAFRGKELSNSLELDQTKFRDERENDNQDDSSSDSSFCRLTETYRNSNNIFGPELTAALEGAADQRNHVGDEIWIPKESSPYAIHKIKSATK from the exons ATGCCTGGACCTTGGCGGATGAGTTGGTTTTGGACCTCCGGGGCAGCGCTGAGCTTCTTGTGGTTCTCAGCTCTGCTGAAGGCAGCACCTGAGTTTTCAG GCTACCTACAGAAGGTTTTGAAGAATCAGACTGCCCACGCCTGCGATGGGGGACAGCTGACCATCATTTGTCCGCACAAAACTTCTATCAGTGTGCTCTCCGCGTTCTATGGGCGCCGGGTGCCCAGTCAGAACCTCTGCCCAGCCTCAGGAGAGCCCATCTCTGAGAGCACCAATTGTGTATCTGCTACAGCTAGGCAG AAATTGATGGACGAGTGTCAAGATCAGCGCTGGTGTCATTTCTCTGTCCACAGCCGTGTTTTTGGGCCAGATCCCTGTCCAGGGACACACAAGTACTTGGTGGTTTCCTACAAATGCAGACCAG CTAACCACCGTCTCAAGACAGTCTGTGAAAATGACAAGCTGCGCCTTCAGTGTCGGAATAAGTCTGTTCTAGCCATCTACTCTGCACTCTACGGGAGACCTTTGCGTGGGAAGCCGGAGTGTGAGGCTGCGAACGGGACCATCCCTGACATAG AATGCCTCGCTCCTGATGCATTAAGGAAGGTCTCCCAAAGATGTCATCGGAAGGGGAACTGCTCTGTTGCTGCTGATAAGTCCACCTTTGGCAATCCCTGCTTCCCTGGTGTGAAGAAGCAACTCAGGGTCTCCTATACTTGTG TACCAAGGAAGCTGTTGGAGGAAGTAGGCCGCGATTCCCACGAAGACCCCTTCTCGATCTCAGACTACACGCATG GTGTTCCCGAGAGAATGGGTTTTTATTTCCTCTGTGGTGTTTCCGTGGGCCTGgtgtttcttctcttcttctttgccccCAAAGCGGACTTCTGGCGTGACCTAAAGGAGGCCTTCAGAGGCAAAGAGCTGAGCAACAGTCTAGAACTGGATCAAACCAAGTTCCGAGATGAACGAGAGAACGATAACCAGGATGACAGTTCCTCGGACTCCTCTTTCTGCCGTCTCACCGAGACCTACCGTAATTCCAACAACATCTTCGGGCCAGAGCTCACAGCAGCCCTGGAAGGAGCAGCTGACCAGAGGAACCACGTGGGAGACGAAATCTGGATCCCCAAGGAATCCAGCCCATATGCTATTCACAAAATTAAGTCGGCCACCAAGTGA
- the LOC143823189 gene encoding protein eva-1 homolog C-like isoform X1 encodes MPGPWRMSWFWTSGAALSFLWFSALLKAAPEFSGYLQKVLKNQTAHACDGGQLTIICPHKTSISVLSAFYGRRVPSQNLCPASGEPISESTNCVSATARQKLMDECQDQRWCHFSVHSRVFGPDPCPGTHKYLVVSYKCRPANHRLKTVCENDKLRLQCRNKSVLAIYSALYGRPLRGKPECEAANGTIPDIECLAPDALRKVSQRCHRKGNCSVAADKSTFGNPCFPGVKKQLRVSYTCAMKHPVFFSVPRKLLEEVGRDSHEDPFSISDYTHGGWYTGPRLARLHENLMIFTSSLETFAHVWGVPERMGFYFLCGVSVGLVFLLFFFAPKADFWRDLKEAFRGKELSNSLELDQTKFRDERENDNQDDSSSDSSFCRLTETYRNSNNIFGPELTAALEGAADQRNHVGDEIWIPKESSPYAIHKIKSATK; translated from the exons ATGCCTGGACCTTGGCGGATGAGTTGGTTTTGGACCTCCGGGGCAGCGCTGAGCTTCTTGTGGTTCTCAGCTCTGCTGAAGGCAGCACCTGAGTTTTCAG GCTACCTACAGAAGGTTTTGAAGAATCAGACTGCCCACGCCTGCGATGGGGGACAGCTGACCATCATTTGTCCGCACAAAACTTCTATCAGTGTGCTCTCCGCGTTCTATGGGCGCCGGGTGCCCAGTCAGAACCTCTGCCCAGCCTCAGGAGAGCCCATCTCTGAGAGCACCAATTGTGTATCTGCTACAGCTAGGCAG AAATTGATGGACGAGTGTCAAGATCAGCGCTGGTGTCATTTCTCTGTCCACAGCCGTGTTTTTGGGCCAGATCCCTGTCCAGGGACACACAAGTACTTGGTGGTTTCCTACAAATGCAGACCAG CTAACCACCGTCTCAAGACAGTCTGTGAAAATGACAAGCTGCGCCTTCAGTGTCGGAATAAGTCTGTTCTAGCCATCTACTCTGCACTCTACGGGAGACCTTTGCGTGGGAAGCCGGAGTGTGAGGCTGCGAACGGGACCATCCCTGACATAG AATGCCTCGCTCCTGATGCATTAAGGAAGGTCTCCCAAAGATGTCATCGGAAGGGGAACTGCTCTGTTGCTGCTGATAAGTCCACCTTTGGCAATCCCTGCTTCCCTGGTGTGAAGAAGCAACTCAGGGTCTCCTATACTTGTG CCATGAAGCATCCCGTTTTCTTTTCAGTACCAAGGAAGCTGTTGGAGGAAGTAGGCCGCGATTCCCACGAAGACCCCTTCTCGATCTCAGACTACACGCATG GTGGCTGGTACACGGGGCCAAGGCTGGCCAGGCTTCACGAGAATCTGATGATATTTACTAGCTCTCTGGAAACTTTTGCGCATGTCTGGG GTGTTCCCGAGAGAATGGGTTTTTATTTCCTCTGTGGTGTTTCCGTGGGCCTGgtgtttcttctcttcttctttgccccCAAAGCGGACTTCTGGCGTGACCTAAAGGAGGCCTTCAGAGGCAAAGAGCTGAGCAACAGTCTAGAACTGGATCAAACCAAGTTCCGAGATGAACGAGAGAACGATAACCAGGATGACAGTTCCTCGGACTCCTCTTTCTGCCGTCTCACCGAGACCTACCGTAATTCCAACAACATCTTCGGGCCAGAGCTCACAGCAGCCCTGGAAGGAGCAGCTGACCAGAGGAACCACGTGGGAGACGAAATCTGGATCCCCAAGGAATCCAGCCCATATGCTATTCACAAAATTAAGTCGGCCACCAAGTGA
- the LOC143823189 gene encoding protein eva-1 homolog C-like isoform X2 yields MPGPWRMSWFWTSGAALSFLWFSALLKAAPEFSGYLQKVLKNQTAHACDGGQLTIICPHKTSISVLSAFYGRRVPSQNLCPASGEPISESTNCVSATARQKLMDECQDQRWCHFSVHSRVFGPDPCPGTHKYLVVSYKCRPANHRLKTVCENDKLRLQCRNKSVLAIYSALYGRPLRGKPECEAANGTIPDIECLAPDALRKVSQRCHRKGNCSVAADKSTFGNPCFPGVKKQLRVSYTCVPRKLLEEVGRDSHEDPFSISDYTHGGWYTGPRLARLHENLMIFTSSLETFAHVWGVPERMGFYFLCGVSVGLVFLLFFFAPKADFWRDLKEAFRGKELSNSLELDQTKFRDERENDNQDDSSSDSSFCRLTETYRNSNNIFGPELTAALEGAADQRNHVGDEIWIPKESSPYAIHKIKSATK; encoded by the exons ATGCCTGGACCTTGGCGGATGAGTTGGTTTTGGACCTCCGGGGCAGCGCTGAGCTTCTTGTGGTTCTCAGCTCTGCTGAAGGCAGCACCTGAGTTTTCAG GCTACCTACAGAAGGTTTTGAAGAATCAGACTGCCCACGCCTGCGATGGGGGACAGCTGACCATCATTTGTCCGCACAAAACTTCTATCAGTGTGCTCTCCGCGTTCTATGGGCGCCGGGTGCCCAGTCAGAACCTCTGCCCAGCCTCAGGAGAGCCCATCTCTGAGAGCACCAATTGTGTATCTGCTACAGCTAGGCAG AAATTGATGGACGAGTGTCAAGATCAGCGCTGGTGTCATTTCTCTGTCCACAGCCGTGTTTTTGGGCCAGATCCCTGTCCAGGGACACACAAGTACTTGGTGGTTTCCTACAAATGCAGACCAG CTAACCACCGTCTCAAGACAGTCTGTGAAAATGACAAGCTGCGCCTTCAGTGTCGGAATAAGTCTGTTCTAGCCATCTACTCTGCACTCTACGGGAGACCTTTGCGTGGGAAGCCGGAGTGTGAGGCTGCGAACGGGACCATCCCTGACATAG AATGCCTCGCTCCTGATGCATTAAGGAAGGTCTCCCAAAGATGTCATCGGAAGGGGAACTGCTCTGTTGCTGCTGATAAGTCCACCTTTGGCAATCCCTGCTTCCCTGGTGTGAAGAAGCAACTCAGGGTCTCCTATACTTGTG TACCAAGGAAGCTGTTGGAGGAAGTAGGCCGCGATTCCCACGAAGACCCCTTCTCGATCTCAGACTACACGCATG GTGGCTGGTACACGGGGCCAAGGCTGGCCAGGCTTCACGAGAATCTGATGATATTTACTAGCTCTCTGGAAACTTTTGCGCATGTCTGGG GTGTTCCCGAGAGAATGGGTTTTTATTTCCTCTGTGGTGTTTCCGTGGGCCTGgtgtttcttctcttcttctttgccccCAAAGCGGACTTCTGGCGTGACCTAAAGGAGGCCTTCAGAGGCAAAGAGCTGAGCAACAGTCTAGAACTGGATCAAACCAAGTTCCGAGATGAACGAGAGAACGATAACCAGGATGACAGTTCCTCGGACTCCTCTTTCTGCCGTCTCACCGAGACCTACCGTAATTCCAACAACATCTTCGGGCCAGAGCTCACAGCAGCCCTGGAAGGAGCAGCTGACCAGAGGAACCACGTGGGAGACGAAATCTGGATCCCCAAGGAATCCAGCCCATATGCTATTCACAAAATTAAGTCGGCCACCAAGTGA